In the genome of Verrucomicrobiota bacterium, one region contains:
- a CDS encoding type II toxin-antitoxin system RelE/ParE family toxin produces the protein MIRSFACPETERLFNDEASRRLPTQIQQVARRKLLLLHQARRLDDLRAPPGNRLEALKGDRSGQHSIRINDQWRLCFRWQGEDAFDVEIVDYH, from the coding sequence ATGATACGCAGCTTCGCCTGCCCGGAAACCGAGCGGCTGTTCAACGATGAAGCGTCGCGGCGGTTGCCGACACAGATTCAGCAAGTGGCGCGGCGGAAATTGTTGTTGTTGCACCAGGCGCGGCGGTTGGACGACTTGCGCGCTCCGCCGGGCAACCGGCTGGAAGCCTTGAAGGGTGATCGGTCGGGCCAGCACAGCATCCGGATCAATGACCAATGGCGTCTTTGCTTCCGCTGGCAGGGAGAGGATGCGTTTGACGTGGAAATTGTGGATTACCATTGA